AGGTCTGCCACTCCTCGACCGCCGCCCGGGCCCGCTCCGGGCTGCCCGCCGGCTCGGCCAGCGCCTCGGCGACGCTGGTCATCCAGTCCGCGTGGCTGACCTGCCCGGTGAGCACCGGCTGGAGTCGGCCCCACTGCATGGCGATCTCGGTGAGCACCCCCTCGGCGAGGCCGTACCGCTGTTCCACCCCGGCGGCCACCGCCGGGTCGAAGCGCCGTACGACGCCGTCGAAGTCCACCAGGAGCGCCGTCGCGCGTTCCCGAGCCACTACCCGTTCTCCTCGCCGCGGCCCTGCCGCTCGTCCTCGTCGTCGGCCCGGTTGAGCCGTTGGCTGATGACCTGGGTGACACCGCCGCGCATGGTCACCCCGTAGAGCGCGTCGGCGACCTCCATCGTCCGCTTCTGGTGCGTGATGACGATGAGCTGGCTCTTCTCCCGCAACTGCGCCAAGAGCGTGATCAGCCGGCCGAGGTTCACGTCGTCGAGCGCCGCCTCCACCTCGTCCATGATGTAGAACGGGCTGGGCCGTGCGCGGAAGATCGCCACCAACATGGCCACCGCGGTCAGCGACCGCTCGCCGCCGGAGAGCAGCGACAGCCGTTTGATCTTCTTGCCGGGCGGCCGGGCCTCCACCTCCACACCCGTGGTCAGCAGGTCGTCGGGGTCGGTGAGCACCAGCCGGCCCTCGCCGCCGGGGAAGAGCACCGTGAAGACCTGCTCGAACTCCCGGGCGGTGTCCTCGAACGCGCTGGCGAACACCTCCAGGATGCGGTCGTCCACGTCCTTGACGACGGTCAGCAGGTCCCGCCGGGTGGCCTTGAGGTCCTCCAGCTGCTCGGACAGGAACTTGTAACGCTCCTCCAGCGCGGCGAACTCCTCCAGCGCCAGCGGGTTCACCTTGCCGAGCAGGGCCAGCTCCCGCTCCGCCTTCGCGGCCCGCTTCTCCTGCACCGGCCGCTCGTAGCGGACCGGCTCCGGCACCGGCAGGCCGTCCCGTTCGGCGGCGGCGACGTCCGCCTGCGTCGGCGGCACCGGCTGGCCGGGGCCGTACTCGGCGACCAGGGTCTCCACGTCGAGGCCGAAGTCCTCGGCGGCCTTCGCCTCCAACTGCTCGATGCGCAGCCGCTGCTCGGCGCGGGCGACCTCGTCGCGGTGCACCTGGCTGGTCAGCCGCTCCAGCTCGCCGCCGAGCCGCTTGGCCGCCCCGCGTACCTCCTGGAGCTCGGCCTCCCGGGCGGCACGCTCGCGCGCCACCTCGTCGCGCTGCTCCTCGGCGGTGGCGATCGACGTGGTGAGCCGGGTCAGCGCCTCGCGGGCGCCACCGGCGACGGCCCGGGCGATCGCGGCCCCCCGGGTGCGGGCGGCCCGCCGGGCCGCGGCGCGCTCCCGGGCGGCCCGCTCCGCGGTGGCCTGCCGGCGCAGCGAGTCGGCGCGGCCGGCGATCGAGGAGACCCGCTCCTCCGCGGTACGCACCGCCAGCCGGACCTCCATCTCGTTCTGCCGGGCCTGCGGCACCATCGCGGCGAGCTGGTCCCGCTCCTCGGTGGAGGGCTCGGCGTCGACCGGGGTCTCCTCGGCCAGGCGCAACCGCTCCTCCAGCTCGGCAAGGGCCAGCAGGTCGCGTTCGCGGGCGGCCTCGGCGCGCGCCCGGGACTCGCCGAGCCGGTCGGTCTCCGCCTTCGCCGACCGGGCCGCCGCGCCCAGCTCGGCCAGTCGGCGGGCGGCCGCGTTGCGGTGGCTCTCCGCCTCCCGCTTCGCGGCGGCGGCATGCTGCACCGCCTCCTTGGCGACGGCCACCTCGGCGCGCGCCTCGACCAGCTGGTCGCGCAGCTCGGCGGCGGTGTGTTCGGCCGCGATCCGGTTCGTGCGGGCCTCCTCGACGGCGGCCTGCACCTCGATGAAGCTGGGTGCCTTGGCCGACCCGCCGGCCGCCGCGTACGCCCCGACGACGTCGCCGTCCGGGGTGACCGCCCGCAGCTCCGGGTTGACGCTCACCAGCTCGGCGGCGGCGGCGAGGTCCTCGACGAGGACGACGTCACGCAGCGCCTGGTGCACCGCCGGCCGCAGCTGGTCGCCGCACTCCACCAGGTCCGGCGCCCACTGCGCGCCGTCGGGCAGCTTGGGTCGCAGCGCGTCGGCCGGCCCGTCCATGCCCGGACCCGCGGGGCTGCCCACCAGCAGGCCGGCCCGCCCCGCGTCGGAGATCTTCAGCAGCCGCATCGCCTCGACCGCTTCGTCCACACCGCTGACGGCGACCGCGTCGGCCAGCCCGCCGAGCGCGGCGGCGAGCGCGGCCTCGTGCCCGGGCGCGACGGTGAGCAGCCCGGAGAGGCTGCCGAGCAGGCCGGGCACGTCGCCGGCGCGGGCGAGCAGGGCGCCGGCCCCGTCCTTGCGCCGCAGGCCGAGCGCGAGGGCCTCCTCGCGGGCCTTCCAGGTGGCGGCGTCCTTCTCCGCGGCGCGCTCGGCGTCGGACAGCGACCGTACGGCCGCCTGCGCGCGCTCGTGCACGGCCACCGCCTCGGCGTGCCGGGTGTCCAGGTCGGCGTTGTCGCGGTCCGCCTCGGTGGACTGCTCGGCCACCGCGTCGAGGTCGGCCTGGGCCTTCTCGGCGCGGGCCATCGCGTCGGCGTGGGCGGCGGCGAGGCGCTCGATCTCCTCCCCGCCGGTGGTGGCGCGGGTCCGGGCGGAGTTCACCTGACCGGTGAGCCGGGCCAGCCCCTCCCGGCGGTCGGCGATGGCCTTCGCCGCCGCGACCAGCTGCCGCTCCGCGGCGGCGAGCTGGCGCTCCAGCTCCTGGCGGTGCTCCACGGCCTCGGCCAGCCGGATCTGGTCGTCGGTGAGCGCCCCGCGCAGCTCCTCCTCCTGCTCGCGGACCCGCTCGGCCTCGGCCTCCAACTGGTCCGGGTCGCGCCCGGGGCGCTCGTCGTCCGGCGTGGCGCTGAGGTGGCGCAGCCGCTCGCGCGCGAGCTGCTCGATCGAACGGAACCGCTCCTGGAGCGCGGAGAGCTTGTACCAGGTGTCCTGGGCGGCGGCGAGCAGCGGCGCGTCCTCGGCGAGGGCGGCCTCCAGCTCGCCGAGGCGCTGCTGCACCTCGGTGTGCTCCGCTTCGACCTGCTCCCGCCGCTCCCGCAGGGCGGTCTCGTCGGCGATCTCCTTGTCCAGGGTCGCGCGCAGGGTCGCCAGGTCGTCGGCGAGCAGCCGCAGCCGGGCGTCCCGCAGGTTGGCCTGGATGGCGGCGGCCCGCCGGGCCACCTCGGCCTGCCGGCCGAGCGGCTTGAGCTGGCGGCGCAGCTCGGTGGTGAGGTCGGTGAGCCGGTTGAGGTTCGTCTGCATCGCGTCGAGCTTGCGCAGCGCCTTTTCCTTGCGCTTGCGGTGCTTGAGGACGCCCGCGGCCTCCTCGATGAACGCGCGCCGGTCCTCCGGCTTGGCGTGCAGCATGCCGTCGAGCCGCCCCTGGCCGACGATGATGTGCATCTCCCGGCCGATGCCGGAGTCGGACAGCAGCTCCTGGATGTCGAGCAACCGGCAGGAGTCGCCGTTGATCTCGTATTCGCTCTCGCCGGACCGGAACATGCGGCGGGTGATGGAGACCTCGGTGTACTCGATGGGCAGCGCACCGTCGGTGTTGTCGATGGTGAGGGTCACCTCGGCCCGGCCCAGGGGGGCGCGGCCGGCGGTGCCGGCGAAGATGACGTCCTCCATCTTGCCGCCGCGCAGCGCCTTCGCGCCCTGCTCCCCGAGCACCCACGCGATCGCGTCGACGACGTTGGACTTGCCGGAGCCGTTCGGACCCACCACGCAGGTGATGCCCGGCTCCAGCTTCAACGTCGTCGCGGAGGCGAAGGACTTGAAGCCCTTCACCGTCAGGCTCTTGAGATGCACGTCCCGATCCTCGTCCGGTGGCCGCCGTACCGTCGCCGGCTGCGCGGACCCTGGTAAACCCGCAGACTAACCCGGCAGCGCCGGGGTGCGGGCACGCGACCCGCCTGCGCCGCGGTCCGCGGAGCGCTCACCGGCCGACCCGGGCCGGCCGTGCGATGGTCATCGGTACGCCGCCGCAAAGGCGATCATCGTTCACGTGACGCCCGGGCCGCCGCCATTCTCGGAACCGACGAGACGGCACCGGCGCCAAGATCGATTAATTGCGGGGCGGAAATGCGTGGAGACAGAGCTGCGCGCCGGCACACAGGTGTCGGCGCGCTTTTTTGCGTGGTGCGATTCAGTTTTCCGACCTGGGGATCAGGTCAGCGCGGGCTCGGCGAGCCGGAGCAGATCGTCCGCCTCACTCGCGGCGGCAGCGAGCCGATCGTTCTCGGCACGCAGACGCGTGAGCTCGAACTCGAGTGCCTGAACCCTGGCACGCAGTCGGGTGACCTCGTCGAGCAGACGCCGGTCGGGCGCTGCACCTACGTGGCCGTAGAGGGCCTTCGCCATGATGACTCCTTGATATGCGCTGCCGGAAAGGCCGGCCAACGCGCGCCCATGTGTCAGCGACTGCCATTCCAGCTGTATCTGGGCATGGCCGGGCGCGACTGGCGACACTTATATATTGAGCCGCAAACCCCCCTTCGTCAAGTTCTCGCAGGCCGTAGATCATCTCTGCGTCGGCCTGACCACTTGCCGGGGGGCTGCCACGAGGCACGGACACGCTCTGTCCGGACGCCTTTACTGTACGCCTCCGTTCCCGGGAAGTCCGCACCCGGGCGTCCGGCTTCCCCTTAACTCTTCCTTAGCCACATTGCCGCAGGTCGCGGGGCAGTCGTAGCGTCACCCCGGCCCGCAACCGACCCTCTGGAGGCTCAGGCGTGTACGGCAGGACCGACCCGAACGACCCGGCTGGCGCCGGCCGGCGCCCGGAACCCCCGATCGGCGAACCGGCCTGGCTGACCGACCGCCCGGAGCCGCGGTCGGCCTACCTGTTCGGCGACGACCCCGAACAGCCGGCCGAGACCCGGCACCGCGACCAGCCGACGGAGGGCCGCTGGGCGGAGCCCGCGGACGGGTGGCGCGACCAGCCGACCGGCCGGTGGGTCGCCGAGCCGGCGCCGCGGGACGAGCGACCGACCGACGGCTGGCACCGGGACCTCCCCACCGGCGGCTGGCGGGACGAACCGACCACGCACTGGTCCGCGGAGCGGACCGGCCCCTGGGTGGCGGACGAGTCCACCGGTCGGCACCACGGTCCAGCCGCCGGGGACGTCCCGGCGGAGCCGTCGACCGGCGGCTGGACCGCCGACGCCGCCACGCAGGCGTGGTCGGCGTACGACCACGAGGCCGCGCCCGCGAGCGGTGGCTGGTCGGCGTACGACCGCGACAGCGCGCCGGGCGGTGCCTGGTCGGCGTACGGCGAGCGCGACGGCGGGCCGGTCGCCGGCACCTGGCACGTCGACGACGCCACCGCCCCGATCAGCCCCGTCCCGCCGATCGACCCCCGCACCACGTCCGCCGACCAGGGCGGCCCGGAGGGGCGGCACCGGTCCCGCCGGCGGTTCCCCCGACCGCTGCTCATCGGCGGGGCCGCCGCGGCAGCCACCCTGGTGGTGAGCCTCGGCGTCGGCGCGTTCGCCCTGCCCGGCGGCCCCGGTGATCCGGGCGAGCCGAGCGCGGTCGACGACACCGTGGCCGCCGCGCCCGCCCCGACCGGGGACGAGACGTTCCCCGGTGACGCGCTGGCCGCCCCCGCCCCGACCGCCTCGCCCACCACGGCCCGCCCGACGCCGTCGGCGACCCGGACCAACCGGCCAACCCCGGCGCCCTCCCGGACCACCGCGCCGTCCCGACGCAGCGTCGACCGGAGCCCCAAGCCGACCTCCGCCGGCACGACGGCCTCGGGCAGCGGGACCGTCAGCGCCCAGGCGCGCGAGGTCGTCGACCTGGTGAACGCCGAGCGGGCGAAGGCCGGCTGCGGCGCCCTCGGCATCGACGACAAGCTGATGACCGCGGCGCAGCGGCACAGTCAGGACCAGGCCGACCACCAGAACATGTCGCACACCGGCAGTGACGGCAGCGACGCCGGTGACCGGCTCGACCGGGTGGGCTACACGTGGCGCACCTACGGCGAGAACGTGGCCTGGAACCAGAAGACGCCGGCCGCGGTGATGGACGCATGGATGAACAGCCCCGGGCACCGGGCCAACATCCTGAACTGCGCGTTCACCGAGATCGGCGTGGGCATCGCCAGCAGCAACGGGCCGTACTGGACGCAGGTCTTCGCCGCGCCGCGCTGACCGGGCGAGTCGTCGGCGGGTCCGCGCTCGTTCACCCGGATGAGGTACGTCGGCGTGGGGGTGGCGTACCCGTGAGGGCGGCCGGGTGCCGTCCGGGACCCGGGAGCTGCCGATGCGGATCCGGCTGCGGCGCCGCGCCGTCCGGTGCCGGCTGCGCCGGGCACTGTCCGCCGGCGCCGTCCTGCTCCTGCTGGTTCCGGTGTACGGGTGCCGCGTGGAGTTCACCCCACCGGGCGCCCCGACCGCGTGGCCGGCGGAGTCGGCCCGCCACTGGCAGTGGCAGTGGCAGCTGAGCGGCCCGCTCGACCCGGACGTGGACGCCGACGTGTTCCTGCTCGACCCGGTGCGGACGACCACCGCGGAGACCGCCGACCTGCGGGCCCGGGACCGTCGGCTGGTCTGCCAGGTGCACGTGGGTTCGCTGCTGCCCGACGACGCGGACGCGAGCCGGTTCCCCGAGACCGTACGCGGCGCGGCCGGCCGACGCCCGGGGAGCCGGTGGCTCGACGTCCGGCAGTGGGACACCCTGGAGCCGGTGCTGGCCGACCGGATGCGGCTCTGCCGGGGCAAGGGGTTCGGGGCGGTGGTCCTCGCCGACGCGGACGGCTACCTGCACCGCTCCGGCTTTCCGCTGGGCTTCGACGACCAGTTGGTGTTCAACCGCCGGCTCGCCACGCTCGCCCGTTCCCTGGACCTCTCCCCCGGGCTGCTCAACGACGTGCCCCAGGTCGCGGCGCTGGCCCCGGACTTCGACTTCGCGGTCAACGAGGAGTGCGTACGCCTCGGCCTGTGCGCCAAGCTGCTCGCGTTCACCGAGGCGGGGAAGCCGGTCTTCCACGTCGAGTACGCGGGCTCGACCACCGACTTCTGCGTGACCACGGTCGGCTACGGCTTCACCTCCATGCGCAAGGAGCGCACCCTCGACGCGTGGCGGATCTCCTGCGCACTGCCCTGACGCGGCACGGGCCGGGCCGCGCGTGCGGCCCGGCCCGTGCCGGATGATCGTCAGCGCACGCCGACCAGCTCCGGCGCGGACGCCGGCGGGTCGGTCGGCGCAACCGCCGGACGGCGGCGCAGGAAGCGCGGAGCCCACCAGTTCGCGTCGCCGAGCAGGGTCATCAGGGCCGGCAGCACCACCGCCCGGATGATCGTGGCGTCCAGCAGGATCGCCGCCGCGAGACCGATGCCCAGCTGCTTCATGTCGATCGTGCTCAGCGTCGCGAAGATCGAGAAGACGCCGACCATCACGATCGCGGCGCTGGTCACCACGCCGGCCGACGTGGTGATGCCGTACGCCACGGCGTCGCGGTTGGACATCCCGGCCCGGATCCCCTCACGGATCCGGCTGACCACGAACACGTGATAGTCCATCGACAGGCCGAAGAGCACCACGAAGAGGAACAGCGGCAGCCAGGACACGATCGCGCCCATCGAGGTGAAGCCGAGCAGGTCGTCCGCCCAGCCGCCCTGGAAGACCAGCACCAGCAGCCCGTACGCCGCGCCGGCGGAGAGCAGGTTCAGCGCGATCGAGCTGACCGCCACCACCACCGAGCGGAACGTCAGCGTCATCACCAGGAACGTGAGCACCAGCACGAACCCCATCACCAACGGGAGCTTGTCCCGGACGTGCGCCGCGTAGTCCTCGCTGGCGGCGACGCCACCGCCGATCGCGTACTCGATGCCGGGAACCCCACGCAGCGCGGCCGGCGCCAGGTCTTCCCGCAGCCGGTGCAGGGAGTCGACGGCCCGGTCGTCGCGGCTGGCGTACGGCGTGGCCACCTCCAGCACCGACACCCGCCGGTCGTCCGACACCCGGATCTTCGGGCCGTCCGCCTCGACGGGCGCGAAGAGCGGGTCGCCGCCGGCCCGGCCGGCCAGGTCGGTCAGCGCGGCCCGCACCCGCTCGGCGTCGGCCGCGGGCGCCCGGACCGCCACGGTGTGGCTCGTGCCGTTGCTGGGGAAGGCGGCGGTCAACCGGTCGTACGCCTGCATCGCCGGCGTGCTGCGCGGCAGGTCCTCCATGCCGGGGAACTTCAGCTTCATGCCCAGCGCGGGCGCGGCGAGGGCGAGCAGCAGCCCGACGGAGATCACCAGCGTCGCCACCGGCGCTCGCAGCGCGGGCCGGAGCACGGCCGGCCAGAACCGTGGCGGGGCCTCCCCGGGGCGCCCGGTACGCGGCGCGGTCAACCGCCACAGCAGCGGCACCCGGGGGCGGTCGACCCAGCGGCCCAGCTTCGCCAGCAGCGCGGGCAGCACGGTCAACGAGCCGGTCACGGCGACGGCGACCACCAGGATGGAACCCACGGCGAGCGAGGAGAAGACCGCGTCACCGGCGAGCAGCAGGCCGGCCATCGAGATGACCACGGCGAAGCCGGAGACCACGACGGCGTGTCCGCTGGTCTCCGCGGCGATCTCCACGGCGTCCAGGCCGGAGCGTCCCTTGGCCCGTTCCTCGCGTTCCCGGCGCACGTAGAACAGCGAGTAGTCCACGCCGACCGCCATGCCGATGAGCAGGATGACGCTGGCCGTGACATCGGTCGCCGGCACCAGGTGCGAGGCGAGGGTGGAGAGCCCCATCGCCGCGGCCACCGAGGAGAGCGCGAGCAGCACTGGCACGCCGGCCGCGATGAGCGCGCCGAACGCGATGATGAGGATGGCCAGGGTCACCGGCAGGCTGAGCAGCTCCGCGCGCTGGAAGTCCTTGCCGAGGGTGTCGTCGAGCGCCTTGTTGACCGACGGACCGCCGACCTGCTCGATGCGCAGCTGCGGGTGGGCGTCCTGGGTGGCGGCCGTGGCGTCGAGCAGCGGTTGCAGCCGGTCCGACGCCGTCTCCGGGTCGCCGGACATGGTGATCGGCAGCAGCAGGGCGGAGTCGTCCCGTGCCGGCACCGGCTGCCCCACGTCGGCCACCCCGACCACCGACCGCAGCCGGTCCGCCGCGTCGCCGGCCGCGGCCCGCGCCGCCGCCTGGTCGAGCGTGCCCGTACGCGCGGTGATCAGGACGTTCTCCACCGCCGGCTCGTGGAAGTCACCGCCCTCGACGATCACCCCGGCCCGGCCGGACTCGCCGATCGCCTGGTCGGA
This genomic stretch from Micromonospora krabiensis harbors:
- a CDS encoding endo alpha-1,4 polygalactosaminidase, producing MPSGTRELPMRIRLRRRAVRCRLRRALSAGAVLLLLVPVYGCRVEFTPPGAPTAWPAESARHWQWQWQLSGPLDPDVDADVFLLDPVRTTTAETADLRARDRRLVCQVHVGSLLPDDADASRFPETVRGAAGRRPGSRWLDVRQWDTLEPVLADRMRLCRGKGFGAVVLADADGYLHRSGFPLGFDDQLVFNRRLATLARSLDLSPGLLNDVPQVAALAPDFDFAVNEECVRLGLCAKLLAFTEAGKPVFHVEYAGSTTDFCVTTVGYGFTSMRKERTLDAWRISCALP
- a CDS encoding CAP domain-containing protein, encoding MYGRTDPNDPAGAGRRPEPPIGEPAWLTDRPEPRSAYLFGDDPEQPAETRHRDQPTEGRWAEPADGWRDQPTGRWVAEPAPRDERPTDGWHRDLPTGGWRDEPTTHWSAERTGPWVADESTGRHHGPAAGDVPAEPSTGGWTADAATQAWSAYDHEAAPASGGWSAYDRDSAPGGAWSAYGERDGGPVAGTWHVDDATAPISPVPPIDPRTTSADQGGPEGRHRSRRRFPRPLLIGGAAAAATLVVSLGVGAFALPGGPGDPGEPSAVDDTVAAAPAPTGDETFPGDALAAPAPTASPTTARPTPSATRTNRPTPAPSRTTAPSRRSVDRSPKPTSAGTTASGSGTVSAQAREVVDLVNAERAKAGCGALGIDDKLMTAAQRHSQDQADHQNMSHTGSDGSDAGDRLDRVGYTWRTYGENVAWNQKTPAAVMDAWMNSPGHRANILNCAFTEIGVGIASSNGPYWTQVFAAPR
- a CDS encoding MMPL family transporter; translated protein: MGARPVTVRLARWSAEHPWRAIALWVVFVAVCFVGGNAAGLNEATNSDQAIGESGRAGVIVEGGDFHEPAVENVLITARTGTLDQAAARAAAGDAADRLRSVVGVADVGQPVPARDDSALLLPITMSGDPETASDRLQPLLDATAATQDAHPQLRIEQVGGPSVNKALDDTLGKDFQRAELLSLPVTLAILIIAFGALIAAGVPVLLALSSVAAAMGLSTLASHLVPATDVTASVILLIGMAVGVDYSLFYVRREREERAKGRSGLDAVEIAAETSGHAVVVSGFAVVISMAGLLLAGDAVFSSLAVGSILVVAVAVTGSLTVLPALLAKLGRWVDRPRVPLLWRLTAPRTGRPGEAPPRFWPAVLRPALRAPVATLVISVGLLLALAAPALGMKLKFPGMEDLPRSTPAMQAYDRLTAAFPSNGTSHTVAVRAPAADAERVRAALTDLAGRAGGDPLFAPVEADGPKIRVSDDRRVSVLEVATPYASRDDRAVDSLHRLREDLAPAALRGVPGIEYAIGGGVAASEDYAAHVRDKLPLVMGFVLVLTFLVMTLTFRSVVVAVSSIALNLLSAGAAYGLLVLVFQGGWADDLLGFTSMGAIVSWLPLFLFVVLFGLSMDYHVFVVSRIREGIRAGMSNRDAVAYGITTSAGVVTSAAIVMVGVFSIFATLSTIDMKQLGIGLAAAILLDATIIRAVVLPALMTLLGDANWWAPRFLRRRPAVAPTDPPASAPELVGVR
- the smc gene encoding chromosome segregation protein SMC gives rise to the protein MHLKSLTVKGFKSFASATTLKLEPGITCVVGPNGSGKSNVVDAIAWVLGEQGAKALRGGKMEDVIFAGTAGRAPLGRAEVTLTIDNTDGALPIEYTEVSITRRMFRSGESEYEINGDSCRLLDIQELLSDSGIGREMHIIVGQGRLDGMLHAKPEDRRAFIEEAAGVLKHRKRKEKALRKLDAMQTNLNRLTDLTTELRRQLKPLGRQAEVARRAAAIQANLRDARLRLLADDLATLRATLDKEIADETALRERREQVEAEHTEVQQRLGELEAALAEDAPLLAAAQDTWYKLSALQERFRSIEQLARERLRHLSATPDDERPGRDPDQLEAEAERVREQEEELRGALTDDQIRLAEAVEHRQELERQLAAAERQLVAAAKAIADRREGLARLTGQVNSARTRATTGGEEIERLAAAHADAMARAEKAQADLDAVAEQSTEADRDNADLDTRHAEAVAVHERAQAAVRSLSDAERAAEKDAATWKAREEALALGLRRKDGAGALLARAGDVPGLLGSLSGLLTVAPGHEAALAAALGGLADAVAVSGVDEAVEAMRLLKISDAGRAGLLVGSPAGPGMDGPADALRPKLPDGAQWAPDLVECGDQLRPAVHQALRDVVLVEDLAAAAELVSVNPELRAVTPDGDVVGAYAAAGGSAKAPSFIEVQAAVEEARTNRIAAEHTAAELRDQLVEARAEVAVAKEAVQHAAAAKREAESHRNAAARRLAELGAAARSAKAETDRLGESRARAEAARERDLLALAELEERLRLAEETPVDAEPSTEERDQLAAMVPQARQNEMEVRLAVRTAEERVSSIAGRADSLRRQATAERAARERAAARRAARTRGAAIARAVAGGAREALTRLTTSIATAEEQRDEVARERAAREAELQEVRGAAKRLGGELERLTSQVHRDEVARAEQRLRIEQLEAKAAEDFGLDVETLVAEYGPGQPVPPTQADVAAAERDGLPVPEPVRYERPVQEKRAAKAERELALLGKVNPLALEEFAALEERYKFLSEQLEDLKATRRDLLTVVKDVDDRILEVFASAFEDTAREFEQVFTVLFPGGEGRLVLTDPDDLLTTGVEVEARPPGKKIKRLSLLSGGERSLTAVAMLVAIFRARPSPFYIMDEVEAALDDVNLGRLITLLAQLREKSQLIVITHQKRTMEVADALYGVTMRGGVTQVISQRLNRADDEDERQGRGEENG